One genomic segment of Bradyrhizobium prioriisuperbiae includes these proteins:
- the pimD gene encoding pimeloyl-CoA dehydrogenase small subunit — protein MDFDLSEEQRLLKESVDGLLADSYDFEQRKKYGAEKGGWSKSLWGKLSEQGLLGLPFTEEDGGFGAGPVETMIVMEALGRALMLEPYLATVVLGGGFLRRGGSAAQKAAYLPSIIDGSKTLAFAQLEKNSRYDLADVATTAKKSGAGFVIDGEKFVVIHGDTADTLIVTARTKGGQRDHNGIGVFLVPANASGVRIKGYQTQDGLRAADITLAGVEIGADAAIGDPENALPLIEQVVDDARIALCAEAVGAMEESLKTTVEYLKTRNQFGVAIGTFQSLQHRGSDMFVALEQARSMSYFATMAGAFTDPKERATAVAAAKVQIGRSARFVGQQAIQLHGGVGMTMEFKIGHYFKRLTMIESLFGDADYHLRRVSEQGGLLKD, from the coding sequence ATGGATTTTGATCTGTCCGAGGAGCAGCGGCTTCTCAAGGAAAGCGTCGACGGGTTGCTCGCCGATTCCTACGATTTCGAACAGCGCAAGAAATACGGCGCGGAAAAGGGCGGCTGGAGCAAGTCCCTGTGGGGCAAGCTCTCGGAGCAGGGCCTGCTGGGTCTGCCGTTCACCGAAGAGGACGGCGGCTTCGGCGCCGGCCCGGTCGAGACCATGATCGTCATGGAAGCGCTGGGACGGGCCCTGATGCTCGAGCCGTATCTGGCGACGGTGGTGCTCGGCGGCGGCTTTCTCCGCCGGGGTGGCTCCGCCGCGCAGAAGGCGGCTTATCTGCCCTCGATCATCGATGGCTCGAAAACCCTGGCGTTTGCGCAGCTCGAGAAGAACTCCCGCTACGATCTCGCCGATGTCGCGACCACGGCAAAGAAGAGCGGCGCGGGCTTCGTGATCGACGGCGAGAAGTTCGTCGTGATCCACGGCGACACGGCCGACACCCTGATCGTCACCGCCCGCACCAAGGGCGGGCAGCGCGATCACAACGGGATCGGCGTGTTCCTGGTGCCGGCCAATGCCAGCGGCGTCCGTATCAAAGGCTATCAGACCCAGGACGGCTTGCGTGCCGCCGACATCACGCTCGCAGGCGTCGAGATCGGCGCGGATGCGGCGATCGGCGATCCCGAGAACGCACTGCCGCTGATCGAGCAGGTCGTCGATGACGCGCGCATCGCGCTGTGCGCCGAAGCGGTCGGCGCGATGGAAGAGTCGCTCAAGACCACGGTCGAGTACCTCAAGACCCGCAACCAGTTCGGCGTGGCGATCGGCACCTTCCAGTCGCTGCAGCACCGCGGCTCGGATATGTTCGTGGCGCTGGAGCAGGCCCGCAGCATGTCGTATTTCGCGACCATGGCCGGCGCTTTCACCGATCCCAAGGAACGCGCCACGGCCGTTGCGGCGGCCAAGGTGCAGATCGGCCGTTCCGCGCGTTTTGTCGGGCAGCAGGCGATCCAGCTGCATGGCGGCGTCGGCATGACCATGGAGTTCAAGATCGGCCACTACTTCAAGCGGCTGACCATGATCGAAAGCCTGTTCGGCGACGCCGACTATCACCTGCGCCGCGTCAGCGAGCAGGGCGGGTTGTTGAAGGACTAA
- a CDS encoding type II toxin-antitoxin system VapC family toxin, which produces MIVLDTNIISEMLTPMPQKTVEAWLGALPPSSVFTTTITQAEVLYGLRLLPDGRRRRDLEAAILPIFEDDFAGRILPFDSDAANAYALLASGRRRAGRPISQFDAQIAAITISRGAKLATRNVDDFADVGLTLINPWNG; this is translated from the coding sequence ATGATCGTGCTCGATACCAATATCATTTCCGAAATGCTGACGCCGATGCCGCAGAAGACCGTCGAAGCCTGGCTCGGCGCACTACCGCCCTCCTCCGTTTTCACCACGACGATCACCCAGGCCGAGGTGCTCTACGGATTGCGGTTGCTACCTGATGGCCGGCGGCGCCGCGACCTCGAGGCCGCGATCCTGCCGATATTCGAAGATGATTTTGCCGGCCGTATTCTGCCATTTGATAGCGACGCCGCTAACGCCTATGCGCTGCTCGCAAGCGGGCGACGCCGCGCTGGGCGGCCGATCAGCCAGTTCGACGCACAAATCGCTGCCATCACGATCTCACGCGGCGCAAAGCTTGCCACGCGCAACGTCGACGATTTCGCAGACGTGGGGCTGACGCTCATCAATCCTTGGAACGGGTGA
- a CDS encoding acetyl-CoA C-acyltransferase, translating into MTDAVIVSTARTPIGKAYRGAFNNTEGATLLGHAIGEAVKRAKVDPSEIEDVVMGAAMQQGTTGGNIARKAALRAGLPVTVGGTTIDRQCASGLQAIALAARSVIFDGVEIAVGGGGESISLVQNDHINKFHAVDPELMKIKSDVYMAMLDTAEVVSKRYGISREKQDEYSLESQRRTAAAQQGGKFNDEIAAITTTMGVADKATGAISFKEITLSKDEGPRPETTADGLAGLKAVREGGFITAGNASQLSDGASATVIMSDKEAAKRGLKPLGIFRGFVSAGCEPDEMGIGPVFAIPRLLKRHGLKIEDIDLWELNEAFAVQVLYCRDKLGIDPEKLNVNGGSIAVGHPYGMTGARLTGHLLIEGRRRNAKYGVVTMCVGGGMGSAGLFEIVQ; encoded by the coding sequence ATGACCGATGCAGTGATCGTCTCCACCGCCCGCACCCCGATCGGCAAGGCCTATCGCGGCGCGTTCAACAACACCGAAGGCGCGACCCTGCTCGGCCACGCGATCGGCGAAGCCGTCAAGCGCGCCAAGGTTGATCCCAGCGAGATCGAGGACGTGGTGATGGGCGCTGCCATGCAGCAGGGCACCACCGGCGGCAATATCGCCCGCAAGGCGGCGCTGCGTGCCGGTCTTCCCGTTACCGTCGGTGGCACCACCATCGACCGGCAGTGTGCCTCGGGCCTGCAGGCGATTGCGCTGGCCGCGCGCTCGGTGATTTTTGACGGCGTCGAGATCGCTGTCGGCGGCGGCGGTGAATCGATCAGTCTGGTGCAGAACGATCACATCAACAAATTCCATGCCGTCGATCCGGAACTGATGAAGATCAAGTCCGACGTCTACATGGCCATGCTCGACACCGCCGAAGTGGTGTCGAAGCGTTACGGCATCTCGCGCGAAAAGCAGGACGAATACTCGCTGGAAAGCCAGCGCCGCACTGCGGCCGCCCAGCAAGGCGGCAAGTTCAACGACGAGATCGCGGCGATCACCACCACCATGGGTGTGGCCGACAAGGCGACCGGTGCGATCTCCTTCAAGGAGATCACCCTGTCGAAGGATGAGGGCCCGCGTCCGGAAACCACCGCCGACGGTCTCGCTGGCCTCAAGGCGGTCCGCGAGGGCGGCTTTATCACCGCCGGCAATGCCAGCCAGCTCTCGGACGGCGCCAGCGCCACGGTGATCATGAGCGACAAGGAAGCCGCCAAGCGCGGCCTGAAGCCGCTCGGCATCTTCCGTGGTTTCGTGTCGGCCGGCTGCGAGCCGGACGAGATGGGCATCGGCCCGGTGTTCGCGATTCCGCGCCTGCTCAAGCGCCACGGCCTGAAGATCGAGGACATCGATCTGTGGGAGCTGAACGAAGCGTTCGCCGTGCAGGTGCTGTATTGCCGCGACAAGCTCGGCATCGATCCGGAGAAGCTCAACGTCAATGGCGGCTCAATCGCGGTCGGCCATCCCTATGGCATGACCGGCGCGCGTCTCACCGGCCACCTCTTGATCGAAGGCCGTCGCCGCAACGCGAAGTACGGCGTGGTCACCATGTGCGTCGGCGGCGGCATGGGTTCGGCCGGCCTGTTCGAGATCGTTCAGTAA
- the pimC gene encoding pimeloyl-CoA dehydrogenase large subunit, whose product MDLSFSKEELAFRDEVRAFFKESVPPQVRQKLLEGRHTSKQDLVDWQRILNKKGWAVPHWPKAYGGTGWTPAQQYIFLEELQIAPAPPPLPFGVNMVGPVIYTFGNEEQKKYYLPRIANLDDWWCQGFSEPGSGSDLASLKTTAKRKGDVYVINGQKTWTTLAQYADWIFCLCRTDPTAKKQSGISFILMDMKSRGITVRPIQTIDGGVEVNEVFFDDVEVPVTNLVGEENKGWDYAKFLLGNERTNIARVGMSKERIRRIKDLASKVMAGDKALIEDPKFREKLAATEIELKALELTQMRVVANESKNGRGKPDPASSILKIKGSEIQQTITELLMEVIGPFAAPYAPDNEEGRNEFPDWTTQIAPGYFNYRKVSIYGGSNEIQRNIIAKAVLGL is encoded by the coding sequence ATGGATCTCAGCTTCAGCAAGGAAGAACTGGCGTTCCGTGACGAAGTTCGCGCCTTCTTCAAGGAGAGCGTGCCGCCGCAGGTGCGCCAGAAGCTCCTGGAAGGCCGCCACACCAGCAAGCAGGACCTGGTGGACTGGCAGCGCATTCTCAACAAGAAGGGCTGGGCGGTGCCGCATTGGCCCAAGGCGTACGGCGGCACCGGCTGGACCCCGGCGCAGCAGTACATCTTCCTTGAGGAGCTGCAGATTGCGCCGGCGCCGCCGCCGCTGCCGTTCGGCGTCAACATGGTCGGGCCAGTGATCTACACCTTCGGCAATGAAGAGCAGAAGAAGTATTACCTGCCGCGCATTGCCAATCTCGACGATTGGTGGTGCCAGGGCTTCTCCGAGCCGGGCTCGGGATCGGACCTCGCCTCGCTGAAGACCACGGCGAAGCGCAAGGGCGATGTCTATGTGATCAACGGCCAGAAGACCTGGACGACCTTGGCGCAATATGCCGACTGGATCTTCTGCCTGTGCCGCACCGATCCGACCGCCAAGAAACAGTCCGGCATCTCGTTCATCCTGATGGACATGAAGTCGCGCGGCATCACCGTGCGGCCGATCCAGACCATCGACGGCGGTGTCGAGGTCAACGAAGTGTTCTTCGATGACGTCGAAGTGCCGGTGACCAACCTGGTCGGCGAGGAAAACAAGGGCTGGGATTACGCAAAGTTCCTGCTCGGCAACGAGCGCACCAACATCGCCCGCGTCGGCATGTCGAAGGAGCGTATCCGCCGCATCAAGGACCTCGCCTCCAAGGTGATGGCCGGCGACAAGGCGCTGATCGAGGATCCCAAGTTCCGCGAAAAGCTCGCCGCCACCGAGATCGAGCTCAAGGCGCTGGAATTGACCCAGATGCGCGTCGTCGCCAACGAGAGCAAGAACGGCCGTGGCAAGCCGGATCCGGCCTCCTCGATCCTCAAGATCAAGGGCTCGGAAATCCAGCAGACCATCACCGAATTGCTGATGGAAGTGATCGGCCCCTTCGCGGCTCCCTATGCGCCGGACAACGAGGAAGGCCGCAACGAATTCCCGGATTGGACCACCCAGATCGCGCCCGGCTACTTCAACTACCGCAAGGTGTCGATCTACGGCGGCTCCAACGAAATTCAGCGCAACATCATCGCCAAGGCCGTGCTCGGTCTCTGA
- the pimA gene encoding dicarboxylate--CoA ligase PimA, whose protein sequence is MAYPGERHYPDGISWSAPIPFGTLPGLLAKAAADYGVRPALEFRDKPISFVEIGAMVDTAAGAFLRAGYGKGASIALFLGNTPDHPVNFFGGLKAGARIVHLSPLDGERALSHKLSDSGARVLVTSNVATLLPTALKFLDKGLIDRLIVCEDDRWGDVGNAKAPYPQSDAIVTFRDFVADAVPPAQWPLVDPEDVALLQYTGGTTGLPKGAKLTHKNLTSAVGIYDVWGAKAKAERNTIERVICVLPLFHIYALTVILLRNLKNGDLISLHQRFDLEAVMRDIEVKRATSFPGVPTMWIAIANLPDLDKRDLSSLASCGSGGAPLPVEVAKIFERKTGMKLRSGWGMTETCSPGTGHPPQGPDKPGSIGLMLPGIELDVVALDDPTRVLLAGETGEIRIRGPNVTKGYWNREKETAEVFVGDRFLTGDIGYMDADGYFYLVDRKKDMIISGGFNVYPQMIEQAIYEHPAVQEVIVLGVSDQYRGEAAKAFVTLKAGAASFTLDDLRSFLTGKIGKHELPAALEFRDQLPRTTVGKLSRHELRSQQQTPSQSAATR, encoded by the coding sequence ATGGCTTATCCTGGTGAGAGGCACTACCCGGACGGTATCAGTTGGAGCGCGCCGATCCCGTTCGGCACGCTGCCGGGGCTGCTTGCGAAGGCAGCCGCGGACTACGGCGTCCGTCCGGCGCTCGAGTTCCGCGACAAGCCCATCAGCTTTGTCGAGATCGGCGCCATGGTTGATACCGCGGCCGGTGCGTTCCTGCGCGCCGGCTACGGCAAGGGGGCTTCGATTGCGCTGTTCCTCGGCAACACGCCGGATCATCCGGTCAATTTCTTCGGCGGGCTGAAAGCGGGTGCGCGCATCGTGCACCTCAGTCCGCTCGACGGCGAACGCGCGTTGTCGCACAAGCTCAGCGACAGCGGCGCGCGGGTGCTGGTCACCAGCAATGTCGCGACGTTGCTGCCGACGGCGCTGAAGTTTCTCGACAAGGGCCTGATCGATCGTCTCATCGTTTGCGAGGACGACCGCTGGGGCGATGTCGGTAACGCCAAAGCGCCGTATCCGCAAAGCGACGCCATCGTCACCTTCCGCGATTTTGTCGCTGATGCCGTGCCGCCGGCGCAATGGCCGTTGGTCGATCCCGAGGATGTCGCGCTGCTGCAGTACACCGGCGGCACCACCGGGCTGCCGAAGGGCGCGAAACTCACCCACAAGAACCTGACCTCGGCGGTCGGGATCTACGATGTCTGGGGCGCCAAGGCGAAAGCCGAGCGCAACACCATCGAGCGGGTGATCTGCGTCCTGCCGCTGTTTCATATCTATGCGCTGACGGTGATCCTGCTGCGCAATCTCAAGAACGGCGATCTGATTTCACTGCATCAGCGCTTCGATCTCGAGGCGGTGATGCGCGACATCGAGGTCAAGCGCGCCACGTCTTTCCCGGGCGTGCCGACCATGTGGATCGCCATCGCCAACCTGCCGGATCTCGACAAGCGCGATTTGTCGTCGCTGGCGTCCTGCGGCTCCGGCGGTGCGCCGCTGCCGGTCGAAGTCGCAAAAATCTTCGAGCGCAAGACCGGCATGAAGCTGCGCAGCGGCTGGGGCATGACCGAGACCTGTTCGCCCGGTACGGGACATCCGCCACAGGGGCCCGACAAGCCGGGATCGATCGGCTTGATGCTGCCCGGCATCGAACTCGACGTGGTCGCGCTCGACGATCCCACCCGTGTGCTGCTAGCAGGCGAAACCGGAGAGATCCGCATCCGCGGCCCGAATGTCACCAAGGGCTACTGGAACCGAGAGAAGGAGACCGCCGAGGTCTTTGTCGGTGATCGTTTCCTGACCGGCGATATCGGCTACATGGATGCCGATGGCTACTTCTATCTGGTCGATCGCAAGAAGGACATGATCATCTCCGGTGGATTCAACGTCTATCCGCAGATGATCGAGCAGGCGATCTACGAACATCCCGCCGTGCAGGAAGTCATCGTGCTCGGCGTATCAGATCAATATCGCGGCGAAGCGGCGAAAGCCTTCGTCACTCTGAAGGCGGGCGCGGCGTCGTTCACGCTTGATGATCTCAGAAGTTTTCTCACCGGCAAGATCGGCAAGCACGAACTGCCGGCTGCACTTGAATTCCGGGACCAATTGCCGCGAACCACGGTCGGCAAACTGTCCCGCCATGAGCTACGTTCCCAGCAACAAACTCCATCGCAATCCGCAGCAACAAGGTAA
- a CDS encoding 3-hydroxyacyl-CoA dehydrogenase NAD-binding domain-containing protein, with product MSEVVKVERRDVIAIVTVDSPPVNALSAAVRSGISEAIKSAGSDPQVQAIVLTCAGRTFIAGADITEFGKPPKPPGLGEVISDIENCPKPVVAAIHGTALGGGLEVALGCHFRVATKDARLGLPEVKLGLLPGAGGTQRLPRAVGPELGVKMVVTGDPIGAAEALKNGLIEEIVDDVATGGEAFARKVLAEKRPLRKLRDDDSKLVAAKADRSIFTNAAAAANKRNRGLEAPLACAEAVGWTLDTPFDEALKKERESFLRLVAGDQSKAQRYAFFSEREAAKIDGVPDGTKPRKVDRVAIIGAGTMGGGIAMSFANAGIPVTLIETGEEQLKRGLGVMQKNYEATAARGGIPADAPAKRMGLITGVVGLENVKDADLVIEAVFETMAIKKEVFTKLDQFAKPGAVLASNTSYLNINEIASVTKRPQDVLGMHFFSPANVMKLCEIVRAEKTAPDALSTAVAIAKRIAKVPAVVGVCDGFVGNRMLAARGKQAEKLLFEGALPQQVDAVVTKFGMPMGPFAMGDLAGLDIGWRSRKDRGIKSEIADALCEAGRFGQKTGKGYYKYESGSRAPLPDPDVEKLIDETCARLGIKRREVSDDEILERMMYPMINEGARILAEKVAARPSDIDVIWLYGYGWPIYRGGPMFYADQVGLKHIAERLSFYAKQTNDPSLEPAPLLKQLAEKGETFASYAKGAAKAA from the coding sequence GTGAGTGAAGTGGTGAAGGTAGAACGTCGCGACGTGATTGCCATTGTCACGGTCGACAGCCCTCCGGTGAATGCTCTCAGCGCCGCCGTTCGCAGCGGCATCAGCGAAGCGATCAAGAGTGCGGGCAGTGACCCGCAGGTGCAGGCCATCGTGCTGACCTGCGCGGGGCGCACCTTCATCGCCGGCGCCGACATCACCGAATTCGGCAAGCCGCCGAAGCCGCCCGGCCTCGGCGAGGTGATCAGCGACATCGAGAATTGTCCGAAGCCCGTGGTCGCCGCGATCCATGGCACGGCGCTCGGCGGCGGCCTGGAAGTCGCGCTGGGATGCCACTTCCGCGTCGCCACCAAGGATGCCAGGCTCGGTCTGCCCGAGGTGAAGCTCGGCCTGTTGCCCGGCGCTGGTGGCACGCAGCGTCTGCCGCGTGCGGTGGGTCCGGAGCTCGGCGTCAAGATGGTCGTGACCGGCGATCCGATCGGCGCCGCGGAGGCACTGAAGAACGGCCTGATCGAAGAGATCGTTGACGATGTCGCGACCGGCGGTGAAGCCTTTGCGCGCAAGGTGCTGGCGGAGAAGCGTCCGCTGCGCAAGCTGCGCGATGACGACAGCAAGCTGGTGGCGGCGAAGGCCGACCGTTCGATCTTCACCAATGCCGCGGCCGCCGCCAACAAGCGCAATCGTGGCCTGGAAGCGCCGCTCGCCTGTGCCGAGGCGGTGGGCTGGACCCTGGATACGCCGTTCGACGAGGCGCTGAAGAAGGAGCGCGAGAGCTTCCTGCGGCTCGTGGCTGGCGACCAGTCCAAGGCCCAGCGTTATGCCTTCTTCTCCGAGCGCGAAGCCGCCAAGATCGACGGCGTGCCCGACGGCACCAAGCCGCGCAAGGTGGATCGCGTGGCTATCATCGGTGCCGGAACCATGGGCGGCGGCATCGCCATGTCGTTCGCCAATGCCGGCATCCCGGTGACCCTGATCGAAACCGGCGAGGAGCAGCTCAAGCGCGGCCTCGGCGTGATGCAGAAGAACTACGAGGCGACGGCGGCGCGCGGCGGCATTCCCGCCGATGCCCCCGCCAAGCGCATGGGCCTGATCACCGGTGTGGTCGGCCTCGAGAACGTCAAGGACGCGGACCTCGTGATCGAGGCGGTGTTCGAAACCATGGCGATCAAGAAAGAGGTGTTCACCAAGCTCGACCAGTTCGCCAAGCCCGGCGCGGTGCTGGCCAGCAACACCTCCTATCTCAACATCAACGAGATCGCGTCCGTCACCAAGCGGCCGCAGGATGTGCTGGGCATGCACTTCTTCAGCCCGGCCAACGTCATGAAGCTGTGCGAAATCGTCCGCGCCGAGAAGACCGCGCCGGATGCGCTCTCGACCGCGGTCGCGATCGCCAAGCGCATCGCCAAGGTACCGGCCGTGGTCGGCGTCTGCGACGGCTTTGTCGGCAATCGCATGCTGGCCGCCCGCGGCAAGCAGGCCGAGAAGCTGTTGTTCGAAGGCGCGCTGCCGCAGCAGGTCGATGCCGTCGTCACCAAGTTCGGCATGCCGATGGGCCCGTTCGCCATGGGCGATCTCGCCGGCCTCGACATCGGCTGGCGCTCGCGCAAGGACCGCGGCATCAAGTCGGAAATCGCCGACGCACTGTGCGAAGCCGGCCGTTTCGGCCAGAAGACCGGCAAGGGTTATTACAAGTATGAGAGCGGCTCCCGCGCGCCGCTGCCGGATCCGGACGTCGAGAAGCTGATTGACGAGACCTGCGCGCGGCTTGGCATCAAGCGCCGCGAGGTCAGCGACGACGAGATCCTCGAGCGCATGATGTACCCGATGATCAACGAGGGTGCGCGCATCCTCGCGGAGAAAGTCGCGGCGCGTCCGAGCGACATCGACGTGATCTGGCTGTACGGCTATGGCTGGCCGATCTATCGCGGCGGTCCGATGTTCTACGCCGACCAGGTCGGCCTCAAGCACATCGCCGAGCGGCTGTCGTTCTATGCCAAGCAGACCAACGATCCCTCGCTCGAGCCGGCGCCGCTGTTGAAGCAGCTTGCCGAAAAGGGCGAGACGTTTGCTTCCTACGCCAAGGGAGCTGCCAAGGCGGCCTGA
- a CDS encoding IclR family transcriptional regulator, translating to MKRVAKKSATDRNFVVALSRGLDVLRAFRPNDGLLGNQEIAARTNLPKPTISRLTYTLTKLGYLAQVPRFEKYQLTPAAMALGYSALANLGIRHLSDPFRDKLMRETGGAVAIGARDRLSMIYFGQSRSELTVGVLLDVGSRVPIATTAMGRAYLLALPDDERTALLREIRETAGNRWPKVKEGIERAGEMIAKYGFTISAGEWHSDIHAAGVALNLNDGTGPYAFNCGAPAFKFSEDRLINDIGPRLVAMVKNIEKAMTGRPTMGRVDMINNKKSKSGGKIARVVEGIG from the coding sequence ATGAAGCGAGTTGCGAAGAAAAGCGCGACCGATCGCAATTTCGTCGTCGCGCTCTCGCGAGGGCTCGATGTTCTGCGCGCGTTCCGCCCTAACGATGGCCTTCTCGGCAATCAGGAAATCGCCGCCCGAACCAATCTGCCGAAGCCGACCATTTCCCGGCTGACCTACACGCTGACCAAGCTGGGATACCTCGCACAAGTTCCAAGATTTGAAAAATACCAGCTGACGCCCGCGGCGATGGCGCTGGGATATTCCGCGCTGGCCAATCTCGGCATCCGGCATTTGTCCGATCCTTTCCGTGACAAGCTGATGCGCGAGACCGGCGGAGCAGTGGCGATCGGCGCCCGCGACCGCCTGAGCATGATCTATTTCGGGCAAAGCCGCAGCGAACTCACGGTGGGCGTGTTGCTCGATGTCGGTTCGCGCGTTCCGATAGCGACCACGGCGATGGGGCGTGCCTATTTGTTGGCATTGCCTGACGACGAGCGAACTGCATTATTGCGCGAGATCCGCGAGACTGCCGGCAATCGCTGGCCGAAGGTCAAAGAGGGCATCGAGCGCGCCGGGGAGATGATCGCCAAATACGGCTTTACGATCTCCGCCGGCGAATGGCATAGCGACATTCACGCCGCGGGTGTCGCGCTGAACCTGAACGATGGAACCGGTCCGTACGCATTCAATTGCGGCGCACCGGCTTTCAAGTTTTCGGAAGACAGACTGATCAACGATATCGGACCGCGCCTGGTGGCGATGGTCAAGAATATCGAAAAAGCAATGACCGGCCGTCCCACCATGGGACGCGTGGACATGATCAACAATAAAAAGTCGAAGTCAGGAGGGAAAATTGCTCGAGTGGTTGAGGGGATCGGCTAG
- a CDS encoding IS701 family transposase — protein MNLDQGGDSETRFAEYVAGLGSVIGHVERTRPLRDYCTGLMLPGERKSVEPMAARTAPARTAAQHQSLLHFVANAAWSDEDVLTKVRDLVLPAIEKSGPIEAWIIDDTSFPKQGKHSVGVHHQYCGQLGKQANCQVAVSLSIANHAASLPVAYRLYLPEAWTKDRARRKKAGVPKQIKFKTKPQIALEQIRWACESSLPRGVALMDAAYGRDARLRAGMTELGLPYVVGIVPTILMWAPGSGPRRMDKPMNNTGRRDEPELVSAKKVALSLPKQAWRTVAWREGSADQLSSRFARVRVRVGYNKLIPEKLSPEWLLIEWPEGEAEPTKYWLATLPENVSFTQLVNLAKLRWRIERDYQELKQEVGLGHYEGRGWRGFHHHATLCIAAYGFLIAEQATIPPSETCSAAPVQVPPLPDNYRPRGSALAA, from the coding sequence ATGAATCTCGATCAGGGTGGGGATAGCGAAACGCGGTTTGCGGAGTATGTAGCCGGTCTTGGAAGCGTGATCGGTCACGTGGAGCGGACGAGACCGCTGCGCGACTATTGCACGGGCCTGATGCTGCCTGGGGAACGCAAGAGCGTGGAGCCGATGGCGGCGCGGACGGCTCCAGCGCGCACGGCGGCACAGCATCAGTCGTTGCTGCATTTTGTCGCCAACGCGGCCTGGTCGGACGAGGACGTGCTGACCAAGGTGCGCGATTTGGTGCTGCCGGCGATCGAGAAGAGCGGGCCGATCGAGGCGTGGATCATCGACGACACCTCGTTCCCCAAGCAAGGCAAGCATTCGGTCGGCGTGCACCACCAATATTGCGGGCAGCTCGGCAAGCAGGCCAATTGCCAGGTGGCGGTGTCGCTCTCGATCGCCAATCATGCCGCCAGCCTTCCGGTGGCCTATCGGCTGTACTTGCCGGAAGCCTGGACGAAGGATCGTGCCCGGCGGAAGAAGGCAGGCGTGCCGAAGCAGATCAAGTTCAAGACTAAGCCGCAGATCGCGCTGGAGCAAATCCGCTGGGCCTGCGAGAGCAGTCTGCCACGCGGCGTCGCGCTGATGGATGCGGCCTACGGCAGGGACGCGCGGCTGCGTGCCGGCATGACAGAATTGGGCTTGCCTTACGTGGTCGGCATCGTGCCGACCATCTTGATGTGGGCCCCTGGCAGCGGCCCGCGGCGGATGGACAAGCCGATGAACAACACCGGCCGCCGCGACGAGCCCGAACTGGTCTCGGCCAAAAAAGTGGCACTCAGTCTCCCGAAGCAGGCCTGGCGCACGGTGGCGTGGCGGGAAGGCTCGGCCGACCAGCTATCCTCGCGCTTTGCGCGGGTGCGTGTCCGCGTCGGGTACAACAAACTGATCCCCGAGAAGCTGTCGCCGGAGTGGCTGCTGATCGAATGGCCGGAGGGCGAAGCAGAGCCGACCAAATACTGGCTCGCCACGCTGCCGGAGAACGTCAGCTTCACGCAGCTCGTCAATCTGGCCAAGCTGCGCTGGCGCATCGAGCGCGACTATCAGGAGCTCAAGCAGGAGGTCGGGCTCGGTCACTACGAGGGGCGCGGCTGGCGTGGCTTCCATCATCACGCAACCCTGTGCATCGCGGCCTACGGCTTCCTGATCGCCGAACAGGCGACGATTCCCCCCTCAGAAACTTGTTCCGCCGCGCCAGTCCAGGTCCCTCCCTTACCCGACAATTATCGACCCAGAGGATCTGCCCTTGCGGCCTGA
- a CDS encoding SDR family oxidoreductase encodes MNGTPFDLTGKVAIVTGSSRGIGRASAELLAKMGAKVVISSRKAEACQAVADGIARDGGDAHVIPCNISRREEVQALVEGTVKHYGRLDILVCNAAVNPYYGPLLDITDEAFDKIMGANVKSNIWLCGLAIPKMVERGGGSVVIISSIGGLRGSTVIGAYGISKAADFALARSLAGEWGPQNVRVNCIAPGLVKTDFARALWENEDLLKRRTATTPLRRIGEPHEIAGAVVYLASDASTFMTGQTIVIDGGVTTAAV; translated from the coding sequence ATGAACGGCACGCCTTTCGACCTCACCGGCAAGGTCGCCATCGTCACTGGATCGAGTCGCGGCATCGGCCGCGCCTCGGCCGAACTGCTGGCGAAGATGGGCGCCAAGGTCGTGATCTCCAGCCGCAAGGCCGAGGCCTGCCAGGCCGTCGCCGACGGCATCGCCAGGGACGGCGGCGATGCCCATGTCATCCCCTGCAACATCAGCCGGCGCGAAGAGGTGCAGGCGCTGGTGGAGGGCACGGTCAAACACTACGGCCGGCTCGATATCCTGGTCTGCAATGCCGCGGTGAATCCGTATTACGGGCCGCTGCTCGACATCACCGACGAAGCCTTCGACAAGATCATGGGCGCCAACGTCAAGAGCAACATCTGGCTCTGCGGCCTGGCGATCCCGAAAATGGTTGAGCGCGGCGGCGGCTCCGTCGTCATCATCTCCAGCATCGGCGGTCTGCGCGGTTCCACCGTGATCGGCGCCTACGGCATCTCCAAGGCGGCGGATTTCGCGCTCGCCCGCAGCCTCGCCGGCGAATGGGGCCCGCAGAACGTGCGGGTGAACTGCATCGCGCCGGGGCTGGTGAAGACCGATTTCGCCCGTGCGCTGTGGGAGAACGAAGACCTGCTCAAGCGCCGCACCGCCACCACGCCGCTGCGCCGGATCGGCGAACCGCACGAGATTGCCGGCGCCGTGGTGTATCTGGCCTCCGACGCCTCCACCTTCATGACCGGCCAGACCATCGTGATCGACGGCGGCGTCACCACCGCGGCGGTTTAG